The Novosphingobium kaempferiae genome includes a window with the following:
- a CDS encoding sulfite exporter TauE/SafE family protein, giving the protein MLDSLPTLAEIAPFIAIGFAAQIVDGALGMAFGVITQTLLVSVVGVAPAAASASVHLVELFTTGTSGISHILHRNVQWGLFLRLVPAGIVGGVSGAYLLSSIDASVARPYVMIYLTGIGIYLMFRAIRMRKPSFADPKYTAPLALAGGFLDAAGGGGWGPVVTSNLLVQGGEPAKTIGTVNTAEFLLTTSISIAFISTIGLSAFTVATVGLIIGGVIAAPFGALFAKRIKPRTLLAAVSVVLIATSVFSIWKAWPIF; this is encoded by the coding sequence ATGCTCGATTCGCTGCCGACACTGGCCGAAATCGCCCCCTTCATTGCCATCGGTTTCGCAGCGCAGATCGTCGACGGTGCTCTTGGCATGGCCTTCGGGGTCATCACGCAGACGCTGCTGGTGAGCGTGGTGGGCGTCGCGCCCGCCGCCGCTTCGGCGAGCGTCCATCTGGTCGAGCTGTTCACCACCGGGACTTCGGGCATCAGCCATATCCTGCATCGCAACGTGCAGTGGGGGCTGTTCCTGCGGCTGGTTCCGGCCGGGATCGTCGGCGGCGTCTCGGGGGCGTACCTGCTCTCCAGCATCGACGCCTCGGTCGCGCGGCCCTATGTCATGATCTACCTCACCGGCATCGGCATCTACCTGATGTTCCGCGCCATCCGCATGCGCAAGCCGAGCTTCGCCGACCCCAAGTACACCGCGCCGCTGGCGCTGGCGGGCGGCTTCCTCGATGCGGCGGGCGGCGGTGGCTGGGGTCCGGTGGTGACGTCCAACCTGCTGGTGCAGGGCGGCGAGCCGGCCAAGACCATCGGCACCGTCAACACCGCCGAGTTCCTGCTGACGACCTCGATCTCGATCGCGTTCATCTCCACCATCGGGCTTTCGGCCTTCACCGTGGCGACCGTGGGCCTCATCATCGGCGGCGTCATCGCGGCGCCGTTCGGCGCGCTCTTCGCCAAGCGCATCAAGCCGCGCACCCTGCTGGCCGCCGTCTCGGTGGTGCTGATCGCGACGAGCGTGTTCAGCATCTGGAAGGCCTGGCCGATCTTCTGA
- a CDS encoding spore coat U domain-containing protein: MNCALRCISVLCGIAGAAMPVATAEAAGCLVCICSVSTTSLSFGTYNPAASSPTTATATVSATCVSVSVPMNASVDLALSAGTSGDAAARQMANGAARLNYNIYQDAGHATVWGNGANGGSSQTMSIANLLNWNVSKTAYGRIPAGQYAKTGPYADSVVVTFTF, translated from the coding sequence ATGAACTGCGCCCTTCGCTGCATTTCCGTGCTCTGCGGGATCGCCGGGGCCGCCATGCCCGTGGCGACGGCGGAGGCGGCGGGCTGCCTGGTGTGCATCTGCTCGGTCTCGACCACCAGCCTGAGCTTCGGGACGTACAACCCCGCCGCGTCCTCGCCGACGACGGCCACCGCCACGGTCAGCGCGACGTGTGTCTCGGTGAGCGTGCCGATGAACGCCTCGGTCGACCTCGCGCTGAGCGCGGGTACCTCGGGCGATGCGGCGGCGCGGCAGATGGCCAACGGCGCGGCGCGGCTGAACTACAACATCTATCAGGACGCAGGCCACGCGACGGTCTGGGGCAACGGGGCCAACGGCGGCTCGTCGCAGACGATGTCGATCGCGAACCTGCTGAACTGGAACGTCTCGAAGACCGCCTATGGCCGGATACCGGCGGGGCAATATGCGAAGACCGGGCCTTATGCGGACTCGGTGGTGGTGACGTTCACGTTTTGA
- a CDS encoding fimbria/pilus outer membrane usher protein, with protein MQQAETVRAQEAAQVTPRPVGVVLNGQPVAEPGLVVERAGRLLARRSDMESWGLVTRSMTAAETLGGESYVALDRVKGLVAKLDADGSTLLVEAEAGLFPRYTLDPGRHVVPLAQAVAAQFLDYDMTLSDWNGRTRLAGLVNAGFSDGWGVVDTGLLVDTDRRGVVRLDTALRRDFPDRRMRLVVGDTVGAGAPWSRPVRYGGLFLGTDFSLDPQSITFPLPVISGSALTASTVELMAQSSRQTTQVGPGSFDLTLQPRLTGAGQVTMSVRDLAGNTRQVTRNFYASPRLLRPGLSEFAVEAGALRRDFGFDSFSYGPMFAAVGLRRGMTDRLTLEGRFEASGRTRMAGLGGAMVIGTLGEVSLGGAVSQGMAGTGTLVRAQVQRITPVYTLTASYESADAQFRQVGEGRRNGGGRRELTVAGGLSLGRIGSLNASYARLSQGIGGDVPNRFDLASAYYATNLAGGYLSVGVQYSARRGGRDDGRHDGRTRDLGLFGSLTIPLGARRQVSVVAEPGRAAATFNQNLPDGSGFGLRALAGRERGAAWLEGGVSYRTGAGDIRIDAAQRRGQQGAQVNARGALLRVDGTLVAGQHIDEGFALVDVASDAPVTVTVENRPRPRKAGEGRRVVVTGLLPYAENHIGIDAAEVPIADDLDTAQQVIAPGWRQAVRVRFGTAGGQGVRLRVLDTRGAALPTGSSVAWPGGTGVVGHDGDVWLEGHVGGGMLRVVGPDGVCRARIPVPSDAARLSATPVTCVRENERT; from the coding sequence GTGCAGCAGGCTGAGACGGTGCGCGCGCAGGAGGCCGCACAGGTCACGCCACGGCCGGTCGGCGTGGTCCTCAACGGCCAGCCCGTCGCCGAGCCGGGGCTGGTGGTGGAGCGCGCCGGACGCCTGCTCGCCCGCCGCAGCGACATGGAGAGCTGGGGCCTCGTCACCCGTTCGATGACCGCCGCAGAGACGCTGGGCGGGGAAAGCTACGTCGCGCTCGACCGGGTGAAGGGCCTCGTCGCAAAGCTCGATGCCGATGGATCGACGCTGCTGGTGGAGGCGGAGGCCGGGCTGTTCCCGCGCTACACGCTCGATCCCGGCCGCCATGTGGTGCCGCTGGCGCAGGCCGTCGCCGCGCAGTTCCTCGACTACGACATGACGCTGAGCGACTGGAACGGGCGGACGCGGCTGGCGGGGCTGGTCAATGCCGGGTTCTCCGACGGCTGGGGCGTCGTCGATACCGGGCTGCTGGTCGATACCGACCGGCGCGGCGTGGTGCGGCTGGACACTGCCTTGCGGCGCGACTTTCCCGACCGGCGGATGCGGCTGGTCGTCGGCGACACCGTGGGCGCGGGCGCGCCGTGGAGCCGCCCGGTACGCTACGGCGGCCTGTTCCTCGGCACCGATTTCTCGCTCGACCCGCAGAGCATCACGTTCCCGCTGCCGGTGATCTCGGGCAGCGCGCTGACGGCATCGACGGTCGAACTGATGGCGCAGTCCTCGCGCCAGACGACGCAGGTCGGGCCGGGCAGCTTCGACCTCACGCTCCAGCCGCGCCTGACCGGGGCCGGGCAGGTGACGATGAGCGTGCGCGACCTTGCGGGCAACACCCGGCAGGTGACGCGCAACTTCTACGCCAGCCCGCGCCTGCTGCGCCCCGGCCTGTCCGAATTCGCGGTGGAGGCGGGGGCGCTGCGGCGTGACTTCGGGTTCGACAGCTTCTCCTACGGTCCGATGTTCGCCGCCGTGGGCCTGCGCCGGGGCATGACGGACAGGCTGACGCTGGAAGGCCGCTTCGAGGCGAGCGGGCGCACGCGCATGGCGGGGCTCGGCGGGGCGATGGTGATCGGCACCCTGGGCGAAGTCTCGCTCGGCGGCGCGGTGTCGCAGGGCATGGCGGGCACCGGCACGCTGGTACGCGCTCAGGTGCAGCGCATCACCCCGGTCTACACGCTGACCGCCAGCTACGAGAGCGCCGACGCGCAGTTCCGGCAGGTCGGCGAGGGGCGCCGCAACGGGGGCGGGCGGCGCGAGCTGACGGTCGCGGGCGGACTGTCGCTGGGGCGCATCGGCAGCCTCAACGCCAGTTACGCGCGGCTGAGCCAGGGCATCGGCGGCGACGTGCCGAACCGGTTCGACCTCGCCTCAGCCTATTACGCGACCAATCTTGCGGGCGGCTATCTCTCGGTCGGGGTCCAGTACAGCGCACGGCGCGGGGGCCGGGACGATGGCCGCCACGACGGCAGGACGCGGGACCTCGGGCTGTTCGGATCGCTGACGATCCCGCTGGGCGCGCGCCGGCAGGTCTCGGTCGTCGCCGAGCCGGGCCGCGCGGCGGCGACGTTCAACCAGAATCTGCCCGACGGCAGCGGCTTCGGCCTGCGCGCGCTGGCCGGGCGCGAGCGCGGCGCGGCGTGGCTGGAGGGCGGCGTCTCCTACCGTACCGGCGCGGGCGACATCCGTATCGACGCGGCGCAGCGGCGCGGGCAGCAGGGCGCGCAAGTCAACGCGCGCGGCGCGCTGCTGCGGGTGGACGGCACCCTCGTCGCCGGGCAGCACATCGACGAGGGTTTCGCGCTGGTCGACGTGGCGAGCGACGCGCCCGTCACCGTCACGGTCGAGAACCGCCCGCGCCCGCGCAAGGCCGGGGAGGGCCGCCGCGTCGTCGTCACCGGGCTGCTGCCTTATGCGGAGAACCACATCGGCATCGACGCCGCCGAAGTGCCCATCGCCGACGATCTCGATACCGCCCAGCAGGTCATCGCGCCGGGCTGGCGGCAGGCGGTGCGCGTGCGCTTCGGCACGGCGGGCGGGCAGGGCGTGCGGCTGCGGGTGCTCGATACGCGCGGGGCCGCGCTCCCGACCGGATCGAGCGTCGCCTGGCCGGGCGGCACCGGCGTCGTCGGCCACGATGGCGACGTCTGGCTGGAGGGCCATGTCGGCGGCGGGATGCTGCGCGTGGTCGGGCCGGACGGGGTGTGCCGGGCGCGCATCCCCGTGCCTTCGGACGCGGCGCGGCTTTCCGCCACGCCGGTCACCTGCGTGCGGGAGAACGAGAGGACATGA
- a CDS encoding molecular chaperone → MRPLRASVLALALAAAWGGSTLPARAGSLSVMPVRVGVPEGRRFCSLTVGNDGDRPVTVQVRGFAWSRDEGGADILTPDEGFVVNPPIATIAPHASRLVRCSLPADDGAPTEQQWRLIVDELPDATQAQPGVVQTLLRLSVPVFRADDRAAPAFTASVAGGGLRIANAGTGHARVLAVTLQDAAGKAVTLDRSFYLLAGGAQVVPTGSLPQGLSSIRVRAEEGEFDVPLATP, encoded by the coding sequence ATGCGCCCGCTGCGCGCATCGGTGCTGGCGCTCGCGCTCGCCGCCGCGTGGGGAGGCTCGACCCTTCCGGCGCGCGCGGGATCGCTGAGCGTCATGCCGGTGCGCGTCGGCGTGCCCGAGGGGCGGCGCTTCTGCTCGCTGACCGTGGGCAACGACGGCGACCGCCCGGTGACGGTGCAGGTGCGCGGCTTCGCATGGAGCCGGGACGAGGGCGGCGCGGATATCCTCACCCCGGACGAGGGCTTCGTCGTCAACCCGCCGATCGCCACCATCGCGCCGCACGCCAGCAGGCTGGTGCGGTGCAGCCTGCCCGCCGACGACGGCGCGCCGACGGAGCAGCAATGGCGGCTGATCGTCGACGAACTGCCCGATGCCACGCAGGCGCAGCCCGGCGTCGTGCAGACGCTACTGCGCCTGTCCGTTCCCGTGTTCCGCGCAGACGACCGGGCCGCGCCCGCCTTCACCGCCTCCGTCGCGGGAGGGGGGCTGCGCATCGCCAATGCCGGGACCGGCCATGCCCGCGTGCTCGCCGTAACGCTGCAGGATGCGGCGGGCAAGGCGGTCACGCTCGACCGCAGCTTCTACCTGCTGGCGGGCGGCGCGCAGGTAGTGCCCACGGGCAGCCTGCCGCAGGGCCTTTCCTCCATCCGCGTGCGCGCCGAGGAGGGCGAGTTCGACGTCCCCCTCGCGACGCCGTGA
- a CDS encoding spore coat U domain-containing protein yields MSNVHHARGLRARLRPLAAGAVLAAGFLLAPQAATAATVTDTIAVTVTVQSACVVAASPLAFGNYNPTSSANVDASTTVNVTCTQGTTYNVGLNAGTTSGGTTTVRKLNASGKTLNYALYQDAARSTNWGNTVNTDTVPGTAGTAAATLTVYGRIPGSQNTTAGAYTDSVTVTVTY; encoded by the coding sequence ATGAGCAACGTTCACCATGCCCGCGGCCTTCGCGCCCGCCTTCGTCCGCTTGCCGCAGGAGCAGTCCTTGCGGCAGGTTTCCTCCTTGCGCCCCAGGCCGCGACCGCCGCGACGGTGACCGACACCATCGCCGTGACCGTGACCGTGCAGTCGGCCTGCGTCGTCGCCGCCAGCCCGCTCGCCTTCGGCAACTACAACCCGACGTCTTCGGCCAACGTCGATGCGAGCACGACCGTCAACGTCACCTGCACGCAGGGCACCACTTATAACGTCGGCCTCAACGCGGGGACCACCAGCGGCGGCACGACGACCGTGCGCAAGCTCAACGCCTCGGGCAAGACGCTGAACTACGCGCTCTATCAGGACGCGGCGCGCTCGACGAACTGGGGCAACACCGTCAACACCGACACCGTCCCCGGCACCGCCGGGACCGCGGCGGCGACGCTCACCGTCTACGGGCGCATCCCCGGCAGCCAGAACACCACGGCGGGCGCCTATACCGATTCGGTCACGGTGACGGTCACGTACTGA
- a CDS encoding CaiB/BaiF CoA transferase family protein, translating into MFATQVFKGVRVLELAQFVFVPAAGAVMADLGADVIKIEMTEGDPYRRLKITDGRQTASANLAMELNNRNKRSVAIDLKTEEGRELFLRLVETADVVLTSIRPAALRRLGLTMEVLRARNPKIIYAHGNGLGFRGEQADRAGYDASCFWARGGFAHMLSTPGQRPTRPRPALGDHAGAMNVAFGIASALFHRERTGEATTVEVSLLSSAMWILSADVTMGAALSDEQLAKLANPGRHALTSAYETADGRYLQLMFLDPERYWPELCRRIGREGLLQDARFVSVESRVEHGEALLEALDEAFAARTLDEWRAVFAGWDAPWEVVQNLRELVSDPQGAANDALFEVVVEDGTPVTVVSGPVSFGGSPLPPAPRCAPTMGRDTAAVLGELGLSDAQVAEWSARGVVAGVEVGAL; encoded by the coding sequence ATGTTCGCGACGCAGGTTTTCAAGGGCGTCAGGGTGCTGGAGCTGGCGCAGTTCGTCTTCGTGCCCGCCGCCGGGGCGGTGATGGCGGACCTCGGCGCGGACGTCATCAAGATCGAGATGACCGAGGGTGATCCCTACCGCCGCCTCAAGATCACCGACGGGCGGCAGACCGCCTCGGCCAACCTCGCGATGGAGCTGAACAACCGCAACAAGCGCTCCGTGGCGATCGATCTCAAGACCGAGGAGGGGCGCGAGCTGTTCCTGCGGCTGGTGGAGACGGCGGACGTGGTGCTCACCTCGATCCGCCCGGCGGCGCTGCGGCGGCTGGGGCTGACGATGGAAGTGCTGCGCGCGCGCAATCCCAAGATCATCTACGCGCACGGCAACGGGCTCGGCTTCCGGGGGGAGCAGGCTGACCGGGCGGGTTACGACGCATCGTGCTTCTGGGCGCGCGGCGGGTTCGCGCACATGCTCTCGACCCCCGGCCAGCGCCCGACCCGGCCGCGCCCGGCGCTCGGCGACCATGCGGGGGCGATGAACGTCGCGTTCGGCATCGCCAGCGCCCTGTTCCACCGTGAGCGGACGGGGGAGGCGACGACGGTGGAAGTATCGCTGCTGTCCTCGGCCATGTGGATCCTCTCCGCCGACGTGACGATGGGCGCGGCGCTTTCGGACGAGCAGCTGGCGAAGCTCGCCAACCCCGGCCGCCATGCCCTGACGAGCGCCTACGAGACGGCGGACGGGCGCTACCTGCAACTCATGTTCCTAGATCCCGAGCGCTACTGGCCCGAACTGTGCCGCCGCATCGGGCGCGAGGGGCTGCTGCAGGACGCGCGCTTCGTCTCGGTCGAGAGCCGGGTGGAGCATGGCGAGGCGCTGCTCGAAGCGCTGGACGAGGCCTTCGCCGCGCGCACGCTCGACGAATGGCGCGCCGTCTTCGCGGGCTGGGACGCGCCGTGGGAGGTGGTGCAGAACCTGCGCGAACTCGTCTCCGACCCGCAGGGGGCCGCCAACGATGCGCTGTTCGAGGTGGTGGTGGAGGACGGTACGCCGGTGACGGTGGTGTCCGGGCCGGTGTCGTTCGGCGGCAGCCCGCTTCCCCCCGCGCCGCGCTGTGCGCCGACGATGGGGCGCGACACGGCGGCGGTGCTCGGCGAGCTGGGTCTGTCCGACGCGCAGGTCGCGGAATGGTCGGCGCGGGGCGTGGTCGCCGGGGTTGAGGTCGGCGCCCTATAG
- a CDS encoding MFS transporter produces the protein MAEQNTRRDETLRYLSEIAAAWRPLLAATLGMGTGMSIIGTVTSAIAPTLVADAGWTKAQFAMTGMLGMLTALSMPFIGRLADLFGVKLTALIGIVAMPLALLGFSLNGGSFEAYLVVFVFQSIICVTTTATVYTRLVVQHVEHARGLGLAIVACGPALFSAIGGPVINGYVEAHGWEATYRMLAVFTTVAGIVTFLLIPAGRAHAVLVTGPKRSAREDYPEIFREPAFWILFGSMYLCNLPLTLILVQLKMLVLDQGITGEGASIMFTALAAGMLLGRFVTGVALDRFVPQVVSFVMLALPGLGLFVLASSWDAPWIVTASIFSLGFAVGAEGDILAFLVARHFRTGIYSSVLGLLTGVCSLAAASGAALLSWTLARTGNFDAFLVTVGTSVVLGALLLLMLRRAPVEEVVGEPVAA, from the coding sequence ATGGCAGAACAGAACACCCGGAGAGACGAGACCTTGCGCTATCTGTCGGAAATCGCAGCCGCATGGCGGCCCCTGCTGGCCGCGACGCTGGGCATGGGCACGGGCATGTCGATCATCGGCACCGTCACCAGCGCCATCGCGCCTACGCTCGTCGCCGACGCCGGATGGACCAAGGCCCAGTTCGCGATGACCGGGATGCTGGGCATGCTGACGGCACTGTCGATGCCCTTCATCGGCCGCCTCGCCGACCTGTTCGGGGTGAAGCTGACCGCGCTCATCGGCATCGTCGCCATGCCGCTGGCGCTGCTGGGGTTCAGCCTCAACGGCGGCTCGTTCGAGGCGTACCTTGTGGTCTTCGTCTTCCAGAGCATCATCTGCGTGACGACCACGGCCACGGTCTACACCCGCCTCGTCGTGCAGCACGTAGAGCACGCGCGCGGACTCGGCCTCGCCATCGTCGCCTGCGGCCCGGCGCTGTTCAGCGCCATCGGCGGCCCCGTCATCAACGGTTACGTCGAGGCGCACGGCTGGGAGGCGACTTACCGGATGCTCGCGGTGTTCACCACCGTGGCGGGCATCGTCACCTTCCTGCTGATCCCCGCCGGCCGCGCCCATGCCGTGCTCGTCACCGGCCCAAAGCGCAGCGCGCGCGAGGACTACCCCGAGATCTTCCGCGAGCCCGCGTTCTGGATCCTGTTCGGCTCGATGTACCTGTGCAACCTGCCCCTCACGCTGATCCTCGTGCAGTTGAAGATGCTGGTGCTCGACCAGGGCATCACCGGCGAAGGCGCCTCGATCATGTTCACCGCGCTCGCGGCGGGGATGCTGCTGGGACGCTTCGTGACGGGCGTGGCGCTCGACCGGTTCGTGCCGCAGGTCGTCTCCTTCGTGATGCTGGCGCTGCCGGGGCTCGGCCTCTTCGTGCTGGCGAGCAGCTGGGACGCACCCTGGATCGTCACCGCCTCGATCTTCAGCCTCGGCTTCGCGGTGGGGGCGGAGGGCGACATCCTCGCCTTCCTCGTCGCGCGGCATTTCCGCACCGGCATCTATTCCAGCGTGCTGGGCCTGCTGACCGGCGTGTGCTCGCTGGCGGCGGCATCGGGCGCAGCGCTGCTGAGCTGGACGCTGGCGCGCACGGGGAACTTCGATGCATTCCTGGTGACGGTCGGCACTTCGGTGGTGCTGGGCGCGCTGCTGCTGCTCATGCTGCGGCGCGCGCCGGTGGAGGAGGTTGTGGGGGAACCGGTGGCGGCGTGA
- a CDS encoding alcohol dehydrogenase catalytic domain-containing protein has product MKAAIYPGQGRPIEIEDIADPAPGPDGLLIRVDRCGICGTDLSMTQGGAWDFGANVQFGHEYAGTVVEVGRNVSGWKVGDPLAVLPSVACGQCDTCRAHGNNVLCRESPARASVGFAELASIPASVATPLPKTLSMADGALIEPLAISLYGTQMAQIRPGERVLVLGGGTVALYAIYWARRLGAGRVVAMSRSSRRRDLCLAMGADAFVAFGDNEVGEVVEALGGAPQVVLECVGATGMLGRSVMHAAPFGRIVSLGFCTAPDPVIPGMASYKCVSMHFAVGYSMREFLYIAQMLDRDRIYGGGHVDPKAIVTGNIGLADLPAMFETLRGPNAETKVHVRCQ; this is encoded by the coding sequence ATGAAGGCGGCGATCTATCCGGGGCAGGGCAGGCCCATCGAGATCGAGGACATCGCCGATCCGGCGCCCGGCCCGGACGGCCTGCTCATCCGCGTGGACCGCTGCGGCATCTGTGGCACCGACCTGTCGATGACGCAGGGCGGCGCGTGGGACTTCGGCGCGAACGTGCAGTTCGGGCACGAGTACGCGGGCACCGTGGTCGAGGTCGGCCGCAACGTCAGCGGCTGGAAGGTGGGCGATCCGCTGGCGGTGCTGCCCTCGGTCGCCTGCGGGCAATGCGACACCTGCCGCGCGCACGGCAACAACGTGCTCTGCCGGGAGAGCCCGGCGCGCGCCTCGGTGGGCTTCGCCGAACTCGCGAGCATTCCCGCCAGCGTCGCCACGCCCCTGCCGAAGACGCTTTCGATGGCCGACGGCGCGCTGATCGAGCCGCTGGCGATCAGCCTCTACGGCACGCAGATGGCGCAGATCCGTCCGGGCGAGCGCGTGCTGGTGCTGGGCGGCGGCACGGTGGCGCTTTACGCGATATACTGGGCGCGGCGGCTCGGCGCGGGCAGGGTGGTCGCCATGTCGCGTTCGTCCCGACGGCGCGACTTGTGCCTCGCCATGGGCGCGGACGCCTTCGTCGCCTTCGGGGACAACGAAGTGGGCGAAGTGGTCGAGGCGCTGGGAGGCGCGCCGCAGGTGGTGCTGGAATGCGTGGGGGCGACGGGGATGCTCGGCCGCTCGGTCATGCACGCAGCACCGTTCGGGCGCATCGTCAGCCTCGGCTTCTGCACCGCGCCCGATCCGGTGATCCCCGGCATGGCGAGCTACAAGTGCGTCTCGATGCACTTCGCGGTCGGGTATTCGATGCGGGAGTTCCTCTACATCGCGCAGATGCTGGACCGGGACCGGATTTACGGCGGGGGGCATGTGGACCCCAAGGCCATCGTTACGGGGAACATCGGACTGGCGGACCTGCCCGCAATGTTCGAGACCTTGCGCGGGCCGAATGCCGAGACGAAGGTGCACGTGCGCTGCCAATGA
- a CDS encoding sulfotransferase family protein: MSSPVNAEGAGEERVMDLSYDPPVAFRHALDQLHATVAAEVGADDFGPSDYLPGLTVLLQSMDYDPRFSERGRRAAWGMAVGVLRGRAQAVAAMKANPGFDARAVLAPVVITGVPRTGTTALHRLMAVDPRFQGLQTWLLDSPMPRPPMERWGDYPQYRKTVAALDAQYAAVPDAKAAHFRAAEEVHECCMLLRQSFVSNLWSCGWSAATYDAWWQCQSEAAAYRHFAKCVQLIGANDLDKRWLLKNPGHIEHLDLLFAVFPDARVIQTHRDPGKAVPSLVSLLMNMNGLMEPDRTQQRAENLLRREVAKWANAVRKCEAVRARHPGQVLDVVHADFHARPMETVEAIYRFIGMDIPEDTRAALLRRIDEKPELSRGVHRYSITDYGMTADEARAPFADYIARYDLLEMRA, translated from the coding sequence GTGTCGTCGCCTGTCAACGCAGAAGGCGCTGGTGAGGAGCGCGTCATGGACCTGAGCTACGATCCGCCCGTCGCGTTTCGCCACGCGCTCGACCAGTTGCACGCCACCGTCGCGGCAGAGGTGGGCGCGGACGATTTCGGCCCCTCCGACTACCTGCCGGGCCTGACCGTGCTGCTTCAGTCGATGGACTACGACCCGCGCTTTTCCGAGCGGGGCCGCCGCGCTGCGTGGGGCATGGCCGTGGGCGTGCTGCGCGGGCGGGCGCAGGCCGTCGCGGCGATGAAGGCGAACCCCGGCTTCGATGCGCGCGCGGTGCTGGCGCCCGTCGTCATCACCGGGGTGCCGCGCACCGGGACGACCGCGCTGCACCGGCTGATGGCGGTCGATCCGCGCTTTCAGGGCCTCCAGACATGGCTGCTCGACAGCCCGATGCCGCGTCCGCCGATGGAGCGCTGGGGCGACTATCCGCAGTACCGCAAGACCGTCGCCGCGCTCGACGCGCAGTATGCCGCCGTGCCCGATGCCAAGGCGGCGCACTTCCGCGCCGCCGAGGAAGTGCATGAGTGCTGCATGCTGCTGCGCCAGTCGTTCGTGTCGAACCTGTGGTCCTGCGGCTGGTCGGCGGCGACCTACGACGCCTGGTGGCAGTGCCAGAGCGAGGCGGCGGCCTATCGCCACTTTGCAAAATGCGTCCAGCTGATCGGCGCGAACGACCTGGACAAGCGCTGGCTGCTCAAGAACCCGGGGCATATCGAGCATCTCGACCTGCTCTTCGCGGTCTTCCCCGATGCGCGCGTGATCCAGACCCACCGCGATCCCGGCAAGGCGGTGCCGAGCCTCGTCTCGCTGCTGATGAACATGAACGGGCTGATGGAGCCCGACCGCACGCAGCAGCGCGCCGAGAACCTGCTGCGCCGTGAAGTCGCCAAGTGGGCCAATGCGGTGAGGAAGTGCGAGGCGGTGCGGGCGCGCCATCCGGGGCAGGTGCTCGATGTCGTCCACGCCGATTTCCATGCCCGACCGATGGAGACGGTGGAGGCGATCTACCGCTTCATCGGCATGGACATCCCCGAGGACACCCGCGCCGCGCTGCTGCGCCGGATCGACGAGAAGCCGGAACTCAGCCGGGGTGTCCATCGCTATTCGATCACCGACTACGGCATGACTGCGGACGAGGCGCGTGCGCCGTTCGCGGACTATATCGCGCGGTACGATCTGCTGGAGATGCGGGCATGA
- a CDS encoding bile acid:sodium symporter family protein, translating to MNRLLARLNIDPYLLLLVGTVGLASVLPARGIWADIAGGVADAGIALLFFLHGAKLSREAILDGAKAWKLHLTVFATTFVLFPIVGLGVRAIPGLEPSLATGVLFLTLLPSTVQSSIAFTAIAGGNVAAAVCSASFSNLAGIFITPLLTALFITGESQGFSTDPIIAISVQLLLPFVAGHLLRPWIGGFVTRNKKVLGYVDRGSILLVVYTAFGAAVLEGLWSKVTLGELALIAAISLGVLAVVMVLSSIAGKALGFSREDRIVLLFCGSKKSLATGVPLAGVLFPAAQVGAIILPLMFFHQIQLMVCAVLARRFAAENERIEASA from the coding sequence ATGAACCGCCTGCTCGCCCGCCTGAACATCGACCCCTATCTTCTTCTGCTGGTCGGTACGGTGGGGCTGGCGTCGGTGCTTCCGGCGCGGGGCATCTGGGCGGACATCGCGGGCGGCGTCGCCGATGCGGGCATCGCGCTGCTGTTCTTCCTCCATGGCGCCAAGCTCTCGCGCGAGGCGATTCTCGATGGCGCGAAGGCGTGGAAGCTGCACCTGACCGTTTTCGCGACGACCTTCGTGCTGTTCCCCATCGTCGGCCTCGGCGTGCGGGCCATCCCCGGTCTCGAACCCTCGCTGGCGACGGGCGTGCTGTTCCTGACGCTGCTGCCCTCGACAGTGCAGTCCTCCATCGCCTTCACCGCGATCGCCGGGGGCAACGTGGCGGCGGCGGTGTGCAGCGCCTCGTTCTCGAACCTTGCAGGCATCTTCATCACGCCGCTGCTGACCGCGCTGTTCATCACCGGGGAGAGCCAGGGCTTCTCGACGGATCCGATCATCGCGATCTCGGTGCAACTGCTGCTGCCCTTCGTCGCGGGCCACCTGCTGCGCCCGTGGATCGGCGGCTTCGTGACGCGCAACAAGAAGGTGCTGGGCTACGTCGATCGCGGCTCGATCCTGCTGGTGGTCTACACCGCGTTCGGCGCGGCGGTGCTCGAAGGGCTGTGGAGCAAGGTGACGCTGGGCGAGCTGGCGCTGATCGCGGCGATCTCGCTGGGCGTGCTGGCGGTGGTCATGGTGCTCTCCAGCATCGCGGGCAAGGCGCTCGGCTTCTCGCGCGAGGACCGCATCGTGCTGCTGTTCTGCGGCTCCAAGAAGAGCCTCGCCACCGGCGTGCCCCTGGCGGGCGTGCTGTTCCCGGCGGCGCAGGTGGGCGCGATCATCCTGCCGCTGATGTTCTTCCACCAGATCCAGCTGATGGTCTGCGCCGTGCTGGCGCGCCGGTTCGCAGCGGAGAACGAGCGGATCGAGGCATCCGCCTGA